One Engraulis encrasicolus isolate BLACKSEA-1 chromosome 5, IST_EnEncr_1.0, whole genome shotgun sequence DNA segment encodes these proteins:
- the si:ch73-54f23.4 gene encoding zinc-binding protein A33 isoform X2 produces MEREIRAEFRNLHRFLDEEEENDLERLRKEKEKRINLLKERERKIAMQGRNLEKVVESLNYKLTEEDSPRLLRDIRELLKRCDVNYISPPPVDSEVYSGQFVGPIQYRIWKHMKACLYPNISVLTFDPETAHPLLDLSSSCSSVVFDEDKPMPSKEELERNPRCFNYYYCIFGREGFTTGRHYWEVGVATKTAWRVGVAREDIPRGEMKSSTCAEGFWTLALKNGSVVASTYPKPTALRISFPPVRIGVFLDCEREEVTFYNAVTMAPLFSFIMDDVEWPLLPFYNPCDTDEGRNVAPITMFSPSL; encoded by the exons atggagagggagatccGAGCAGAGTTCCGGAACCTCCATCGCTTcctggacgaggaggaagagaatgacctCGAGCGACTccggaaagagaaagaaaaacgaaTCAATTTGttaaaagaaagggagaggaaaatCGCCATGCAAGGGAGGAATCTGGAGAAAGTGGTTGAATCTCTGAACTATAAACTGACGGAAGAGGACAGTCCTAGACTGCTGAGG GACATCAGAGAACTCCTAAAGAG GTGTGATGTCAATTACATTTCCCCTCCCCCAGTGGACAGTGAGGTGTACTCGGGACAGTTCGTGGGGCCTATTCAGTACAGGATCTGGAAACACATGAAGGCCTGTCTATACCCAA ACATCTCAGTGCTGACATTTGACCCGGAGACTGCCCACCCGCTCCTGGACCTCTCGTCCAGCTGCAGCTCGGTGGTGTTCGACGAGGACAAACCCATGCCATCCAAGGAGGAGCTGGAGAGGAACCCTCGCTGCTTTAACTACTACTACTGCATCTTCGGCCGGGAGGGCTTCACCACGGGCCGCCACTACTGGGAGGTGGGCGTGGCCACAAAAACAGCCTGGCGGGTGGGCGTGGCGCGCGAGGACATCCCTCGCGGCGAAATgaagtccagcacctgtgccgAAGGCTTCTGGACGCTGGCGCTCAAGAACGGCTCCGTCGTGGCCTCCACCTACCCGAAGCCCACCGCCTTACGGATCTCTTTCCCTCCTGTGCGCATCGGCGTCTTCCTGGACtgtgagagggaggaggtgaCCTTCTACAATGCCGTTACCATGGCGCcgctcttctccttcatcatgGATGATGTGGAGTGGCCCCTCCTGCCCTTCTACAACCCCTGTGACACGGACGAGGGGAGGAACGTCGCACCAATCACCATGTTCTCGCCTTCCTTGTGA
- the si:ch73-54f23.4 gene encoding zinc-binding protein A33 isoform X1, with protein MNRFRNHFKLTPNNNNNHKFENNFDKSVLNEHKDKLIEAIRKIKRGANQCHDEERETYGESIDVEYKFDEMEREIRAEFRNLHRFLDEEEENDLERLRKEKEKRINLLKERERKIAMQGRNLEKVVESLNYKLTEEDSPRLLRDIRELLKRCDVNYISPPPVDSEVYSGQFVGPIQYRIWKHMKACLYPNISVLTFDPETAHPLLDLSSSCSSVVFDEDKPMPSKEELERNPRCFNYYYCIFGREGFTTGRHYWEVGVATKTAWRVGVAREDIPRGEMKSSTCAEGFWTLALKNGSVVASTYPKPTALRISFPPVRIGVFLDCEREEVTFYNAVTMAPLFSFIMDDVEWPLLPFYNPCDTDEGRNVAPITMFSPSL; from the exons ATGAATCGCTTCAGGAATCACTTCAAACTcacccccaacaacaacaacaaccacaagttTGAAAACAACTTTGATAAATCTGTTCTCAATGAACACAAG GATAAGCTTATTGAAGCCATTAGGAAGATAAAGCGTGGAGCAAACCAATGTCATGACGAGGAAAGGGAGACTTATGGTGAATCCATCGATGTGGAG TATAAGTTTGacgagatggagagggagatccGAGCAGAGTTCCGGAACCTCCATCGCTTcctggacgaggaggaagagaatgacctCGAGCGACTccggaaagagaaagaaaaacgaaTCAATTTGttaaaagaaagggagaggaaaatCGCCATGCAAGGGAGGAATCTGGAGAAAGTGGTTGAATCTCTGAACTATAAACTGACGGAAGAGGACAGTCCTAGACTGCTGAGG GACATCAGAGAACTCCTAAAGAG GTGTGATGTCAATTACATTTCCCCTCCCCCAGTGGACAGTGAGGTGTACTCGGGACAGTTCGTGGGGCCTATTCAGTACAGGATCTGGAAACACATGAAGGCCTGTCTATACCCAA ACATCTCAGTGCTGACATTTGACCCGGAGACTGCCCACCCGCTCCTGGACCTCTCGTCCAGCTGCAGCTCGGTGGTGTTCGACGAGGACAAACCCATGCCATCCAAGGAGGAGCTGGAGAGGAACCCTCGCTGCTTTAACTACTACTACTGCATCTTCGGCCGGGAGGGCTTCACCACGGGCCGCCACTACTGGGAGGTGGGCGTGGCCACAAAAACAGCCTGGCGGGTGGGCGTGGCGCGCGAGGACATCCCTCGCGGCGAAATgaagtccagcacctgtgccgAAGGCTTCTGGACGCTGGCGCTCAAGAACGGCTCCGTCGTGGCCTCCACCTACCCGAAGCCCACCGCCTTACGGATCTCTTTCCCTCCTGTGCGCATCGGCGTCTTCCTGGACtgtgagagggaggaggtgaCCTTCTACAATGCCGTTACCATGGCGCcgctcttctccttcatcatgGATGATGTGGAGTGGCCCCTCCTGCCCTTCTACAACCCCTGTGACACGGACGAGGGGAGGAACGTCGCACCAATCACCATGTTCTCGCCTTCCTTGTGA
- the si:dkeyp-77h1.4 gene encoding cell surface glycoprotein 1, translated as MGSIFRILVLSTLVLEGFSAPLPPVETVMFFGEDFHIQLPAGAAKVVFERTASAGGGEVVLMKAGEAQGPRARLNQQQSHLVLENVGESDEGLYTVTSEDPEDNSTISKSYSLIVRDCSNEHSVMYGENFHILLTGVPLPISVEFRPIAVEANQTSRPALTLLGDEFQEGYESRLSVSETRVKLTGVTGADEGSYTILDENKKVQKKVCLNVKVHQNFPEVPAGGTLKFNLVLNSSLVRIKYTPASDSKKSFVIMSKGDLTIPEELDMQDRLSVDGNLCVLENVKATDAGVFLVTDLDGSPIANTHLKVEDFKLPTLYIAIIGLIALVVLLLLVCLLACLLKIRKRAEKARAIEKIAKNAGQEEGDVFRQVVKEACKQAEDTNVTSLKEDNTEKSQSTEVSIKGLEVSSKEVTGFDKNLETSDSGVGFNTTALPLDSDTEAPSVALQHDSDFLSTSAAPEPKAAPTLTPEPKPAPPPTPEPKASPPPPKSKPAAPPTPEPKASPPPEPKPAASPTPVSKPPASPTPISKPPASPTPEQKPAASPTPEQKPAASPTPELKPPASPTPELKPPSSPTPELKPPTSPTPISKPAASPTPESPKLAPTPEPKSPAPKSPVPEAKPVSTPPPEPKVTLTPPPEPKPAVSPTLPKSPVPEAKSSPSPTTPKAVDEKPAPPSPVPELKAPPSPSPDQKPVTPEPKPPASPEPKVLLTPTPGSPKPAVSPTLETKAPTPEPKPASSPTPDPKPAVSPAAADSKPTTNGTTEPDSESPAPGLESPKIAPPKSPGSPGISLVKAPPPPADTSSDGGAEPPVTNDTAPSAAEETTT; from the exons ATGGGGTCTATTTTCAGAATACTGGTGTTGAGTACACTAGTCCTTGAAG GTTTCTCTGCACCATTACCACCTG TGGAGACGGTCATGTTTTTCGGGGAGGACTTCCACATCCAGCTCCCGGCGGGCGCTGCCAAAGTGGTGTTTGAGCGCACGGCCAGCGCAGGTGGTGGGGAGGTTGTCCTGATGAAGGCCGGGGAGGCTCAGGGCCCCAGGGCCAGGCTGAACCAGCAGCAGAGCCACCTGGTCCTGGAGAACGTGGGCGAGAGCGACGAGGGGCTGTACACCGTCACCTCCGAGGACCCAGAGGACAACAGCACCATCAGCAAGTCCTATTCACTCATAGTGAGGG ACTGCTCCAATGAGCACAGCGTCATGTATGGCGAGAACTTCCACATTCTGCTCACCGGAGTGCCCCTTCCCATCTCGGTCGAGTTCCGGCCCATCGCTGTTGAGGCAAACCAGACGTCCCGGCCAGCTCTGACGCTCCTTGGCGACGAGTTTCAGGAAGGTTATGAAAGCCGCCTGTCCGTCTCGGAGACCAGAGTTAAACTCACCGGTGTAACGGGAGCGGATGAGGGCTCCTACACCATTTTGGATGAAAATAAGAAAGTTCAGAAGAAGGTGTGCCTGAACGTTAAAG TGCATCAGAACTTTCCAGAAGTGCCTGCTGGAGGGACTTTGAAGTTCAACCTCGTCCTGAACAGCTCCTTGGTGCGCATCAAGTACACGCCTGCCAGCGACAGCAAGAAGTCCTTCGTGATCATGTCAAAGGGCGATCTGACGATCCCGGAGGAGCTGGACATGCAGGACCGTCTCTCTGTGGATGGCAACCTCTGCGTCTTGGAGAACGTGAAGGCCACTGATGCTGGCGTGTTCCTGGTTACAGACCTTGATGGCTCCCCCATCGCTAACACCCACCTAAAAGTGGAAG acTTTAAACTGCCAACACTCTACATCGCCATAATTGGCCTGATAGCCTTGGTGGTACTTTTGCTccttgtgtgtctgcttgcctgtctactGAAGATCCGCAAAAGGGCGGAGAAGGCCCGGGCCATTGAGAAGATTGCAAAGAATGCAGGGCAAGAGGAGGGGGATGTCTTTCGACAG GTAGTGAAAGAGGCCTGCAAACAAGCTGAGGATACGAATGTTACGTCTCTGAAGGAGGACAACACGGAGAAGTCCCAGAGCACAGAGGTTAGCATTAAG GGCCTGGAGGTGTCCTCAAAGGAGGTCACTGGCTTTGACAAGAACCTGGAGACCAGCGACTCGGGCGTTGGCTTCAACACCACTGCCCTGCCTCTGGACAGTGACACGGAAGCCCCCTCTGTGGCGCTGCAGCATGACAGTGATTTCCTGAGCACATCAGCTGCACCCGAACCGAAGGCTGCCCCAACCCTGACGCCCGAGCCCAAACCAGCTCCCCCACCGACGCCTGAACCTAaagcttctcctcctccccccaaatCCAAACCAGCTGCTCCCCCAACTCCGGAGCCCAAAGCCTCCCCACCCCCTGAGCCTAAACCGGCCGCAAGCCCAACTCCTGTGTCCAAACCACCTGCGAGCCCAACTCCTATTTCCAAACCGCCTGCAAGCCCAACTCCTGAACAAAAACCAGCTGCAAGCCCAACTCCTGAACAAAAACCAGCTGCAAGCCCAACTCCGGAACTAAAACCGCCTGCAAGCCCAACTCCGGAACTAAAACCGCCTTCAAGCCCAACTCCTGAGCTAAAACCACCTACAAGCCCAACTCCCATTTCCAAACCAGCTGCAAGCCCAACTCCTGAATCTCCTAAATTGGCTCCAACACCAGAACCGAAATCACCAGCTCCTAAGTCTCCGGTTCCCGAGGCCAAGCCAGTGTCCACTCCTCCTCCCGAACCCAAGGTCACCTTGACACCACCCCCAGAGCCTAAACCTGCTGTTTCTCCAACTCTCCCTAAATCCCCAGTCCCTGaggccaagtcaagtccaagtccaactaCGCCGAAGGCTGTTGACGAGAAGCCAGCTCCACCATCTCCCGTACCTGAATTGAAGGctcctccatcaccctctcctgATCAGAAGCCGGTGACACCTGAGCCGAAACCACCTGCAAGCCCCGAACCAAAGGTTCTACTTACACCAACTCCCGGGTCTCCCAAGCCTGCCGTGAGCCCGACCCTGGAGACCAAAGCTCCTACACCGGAGCCTAAGCCAGCCTCAAGCCCCACTCCTGATCCAAAGCCGGCGGTGTCACCAGCTGCTGCCGACTCCAAACCCACCACCAATGGCACAACCGAGCCAGACAGCGAGTCCCCAGCTCCAGGACTGGAATCTCCCAAAATCGCCCCACCAAAGAGCCCTGGGAGCCCAGGGATAAGTCTGGTGAAAGCACCCCCTCCTCCTGCAGACACGAGCTCAGACGGAGGTGCCGAACCACCAGTGACCAATGACACCGCGCCCTCAGCAGCAGAGGAGACCACCACCTGA